The following nucleotide sequence is from Thunnus albacares chromosome 15, fThuAlb1.1, whole genome shotgun sequence.
ctgtattCCTCCatagaagatctcttcataatgcagttacaatgtaagtgatgcaGGCAGAAATCTACAGTCCTCTCTGTGCAAAAAGGTATTTAAAAGTTAagctaaagctaatatgaagcttctgTTGCCCAAGTCAGTAAAattaagtagatatctttcagtttttttaggaccaaagtctctctttttatcACTATACCTTCACCGCAGCTCAACTGTCTGAGGAAACTTCAAGGAAAACCTCTTCGGGCACCTGactatttggaaaaaaaaaatgcaaacctGCCCTTTAATCTCTTGCTCACTCTTGAATCTCAGAGATATTCACCTGGATCCGATGGTGTCAGCAGTTATTTCCCAGAGTGCAAAGGCCTCAACCCTATTGATTCACGTCTGTAATCTATCCGACTATAAAGGAATTTATGCTGACATTTAATTCGACGGACTCTGCAATCCGGCTCGTCTCCGAGTCTGTCTGGATCCTCCGTGCTGGCACCgcctctctctcttgttttgaTTGGCATACCTGCGTTATAACTCGATCTGGTTCGGTTTAAGAGCGGCTCAAGGATCAACCGTGGCCACAGgaatctttttatatttctgttccTGTGGATTGTTAGCTTTGCAAATAAAAAACGTTTTTAAATTGCAAAAAGAACGAACCGGGCTGCAACTATTTGCGTGTTAGTTTTGAAAGAACTTAGTGGTTTATAAAGTGTAAGACaagagtgaaaaatgttcatcaatATTTACCAGAGGGAGTGTCTCACTATCAGTCCAAAACAACCAAATATGTTTAATCATGATGATACAATTAATCCTATTATCAAAACTCAGTAAATGCACTTTATGAGGAACACCTCTTCAATCTAatgcaacagctctgccatacattctacttttatgaagcttatacattttcagttattgttgacattgtcagaaaggtgataattctacttgatgtttattattgaggtcgtagcAGGTGATGGTGGTGAACTGGAGTGTATTATATTGAACAAGTTCCTCATATATCCTAATAtattgatgtactgtatgttaatggggtggacaaaatattaaaacttcaCTATGACCTCTATAATAgacaaagtagaattatcacctttctgacaatgtcattaaaaacagaacagatgaGCTTTGTGAAAATAGAATTAATGGCAGAACCGTTGTCTTAAATTGCACAgttgttcctaataaagtgcttaaTAACTGTACAGAGGTTTCTTCTGAATACTGGCACAGgcttaaaaacataaaataaaagcacacctACACTGATGGTACTGggaagacaagaaagaaaagaagaaaaaacactatAGTTATTCAAATCCAAATTCAGTATTCAGACAAGTTGGCATCATcaaccagtgaatgtttgctattaaatattgattgataatttttttctcctctcctctttcagAGCTGTTGCGCAGCCGTTGGAACCTGTGTGGTGGAAATCTAGCCTTCAAGCAAGGAGCTTGCGGCCACAGCGGCACAACGTTTTTCATGTCAGAGACCGAGCACGCTTGCAGTCGTTTATGTCATCCCCTCTTTTCCAGACAGAAGATCCCGAAAAATCCCCAACCAAGATCCTTTTATCTTACTGATAGTGCTAACATTCAGCCAAAATGTCTGTCAACGTCAACCGCAGCGTGTCAGACCAGTTTTATCGCTACAAGATGCCCCGTCTGATTGCCAAGGTAACAGCTCACAGTCGCAGGTTTTCAGTAATAATTTATACATGTTCAAGTTGCTCTAAGTAGGCGGGAGAGAAGGCTAGCTTTGTCAAATTTGAAGTTGACTTTTAGTTTGAAAGTTCAGTATGTAGAAGcatcttttttgtctttttctcccaTCCAGGTTGAAGGCAAAGGGAATGGAATCAAGACGGTCATTGTCAACATGGTTGATGTTGCAAAGGCACTGAACAGGCCTCCAACATGTAAGTAGCACCTTGTGAAGAAACATCGTCcatttgtcttaaaacaacagtcagatgtccGTCTGATCAGTGAAAGAGGTGttcctctctgtaatcattcctcttgttcataccggatattaaaagatccttcaaatgtgctgtGACGTCAAAAGCGACGGAGAAAAAGCTGTTTCGGTGTTCATCTCTGCTCCTGACCGTTatttttaagacacacttgaataTTTGAGGTCTTGTGTAAATCATTTATACCTGAATATCCACCAAACACTCCACTGATGTTTCCTCCCTCCTTTAATCACCTCACACTGAACGTACTCGTACTACTCCACCGAACAGTGTCAAGAGATTAAAGTAAAATGACTTCAGTCTAACAGATGTACCAAACAAATCCTCGTTTTACATAACAGGCAAAGAAGCCACAGAACCAAGATactcctgctttttttttctctctctctctctctgctgcaaaATATTAAACCCAAAGTGCTGCCCTGAAGATGAAGTCAGGAGGAAAAGTCATTTTGTTTCTCTAATTTGTCACCTGTGGCTGAATCAAGATGTTTAGAGGGACAAAATGTTGGTGTGAAGAAGTGTAAAAGTAGTTTGGTGTCATAGTGAGCTCAGTAAAGCTCAACTAATGTGTGGAAGTTGTAGGAAAGGATTATATGTTTTCTtagtttttaatataaaaatcattttgttccataaaatttaaaatagatGCTTTGAGAAAACTGTAAAAGATCATTTTTGATGCTATCTTGACTGGATGTTTCTTGTGATCTCTCCGTAGTCCCGACCAAGTTTTTTGGTTGTGAACTCGGCGCTCAGACCCAGTTTGATTCCAAAAACGACCGTTACATCGTCAACGGATCCCACGAGGCGAACAAGTTGCAGGACATGCTTGATGGGTTCATCAGAAAATTTGTGCTGTGTCCCGAGTGTGACAACCCTGAAACTGATCTGGTAAATATCTCACAGCGTCTGATACGACGACTGGTCTGACACGGCTTCTGAAGTGTttagaaatgcaaaaaaagtgagaaaatgatGAGCTTGTTTCAGCTTTTAGAGGTTAGCTACTAATGTTTACAATATAAAGCAATGTTACCTATGTAAGAATAGAAAAATGTTTCCTcttattggtttatttttatAGTGAAGTTGCTTCACTTTgttataacatttttatttgtttttccccACAGAATGTCAACCCCAAGAAACAAACCATTGGCACTGCCTGTAAGGCCTGTGGATACCGCGGCATGCTTGACACCAGACACAAACTCTGCACGTTCATCCTCAAAAACCCACCAGGTGAGATTTTACTCATGTAGCTGTAAAACCCCAAGAAAGATTTGATAATAACTACTCTGCTACTGTTACAACAGAGAACAATGACAGTGGATCCGCATctgcaaagaaagagaaagagaagaagaaccGTAAGAAGGACAAGGAGAACGGCTCTGGCAGCGGAGAGGCGGGCAACCAAGACAACTTCGACGCTCCTCAAGCTGTGGTGCGTTCACGTCCCCCTCCAGGTTTTCTCCTCCTTATCTCTGACCGAGCAGGGAGCGGCGCCGAGCTGGGCGCACCagatagaaaaaagaaaaaaaaaactctcctttTTACGAGCTGATCTACATTTCCGCTGCTTTGAGAGTCAAATAGCCGCATGACCAGATGTAGGAGtttcaaacagttttttttttaaaatcgtAATAACGCCGGGTCACTTTGGTGTTATTTGCTTACACTGGCTTTAAAAACTGCAGAAGTTTTAAAAACTTGACACAGTTGCTCAGACGCTGCGGTTGCCAGGTTCAATGACCCAGTGAACTCAGTGCTGATCTTTGCTTTAGCAGTAAGTACACAAAGTCTGAACTCACTGCACAGTCCAGCTCCACTCGTGCTCTTCTAATCCTCGTAGAGATTAAATGTAATCAACTTTTATATGCGAGGCTTTCTGAAGTAGAATCACTAAAACATGgctttgatgttgtttttggaccgtttttttttttgtttttctcctgctTTCAGTCGGTGAGACGTTCGCTGTACATGATAATGACGCCTTGTTTTCTCAGGTTTCATGGTTCAAAACCAGTACTTTTTAAGGTGCTGGCATGCCAGCTATTTTACTGGGCGAGCACCAGCACGGCGGTGGAAAACGCTCAAAACAAATTGAAACGTGTTGTGGGAACAGACTGAAGCACCGACCCTTCTGGATGAACTTCACTGActcgcttttttttttgaaagtctGATCCACATTTCATCGTTGGCTATAGGCTCAGAGGCTCGAGATGGTTTCACTATATACTGCAGTCCAGCTTTGAAGCAGGGATTTATCGTTTATCACGCGTATATAAGCGGCTCAAAGGATGGCACTCACTCTCTGAACACAAACCTCTGCAATACTACTGCAAAAAAATAGTTTGTTAGTCTGGTAACATTTACTTCCAGAGGTCAATCTGAGGTTAAGTTTGTccaaaacactcaaacaaaacaaattctgATGGCTCCAATAAACAAAAATGCACTTTATTCTGAAGTGTCTTCCTGCCAAAAACTTTTCCATTCATACTGTGTGTAGTAAgtcactccttttttttaatttactgtatgtttgagcCTTCAGTAAAACATTGACTTAATCGTATCTGCCGTCTGTCCTCCCGCATCCGTCAGGATGGAGATGACGACGATGAAGACTGGGCGGAGGAGACTACGGAGGAGGCGCAGAGGCGGCGAATGGAGGAGATCAGCGACCACGCCAAGAACCTCACGCTCAGCGAGGACCTGGAGAAACCCCTGGAGGAGAGGGTCAACCTGTTCTACAACTTTGTGAAAGTGAGGATGGTCAATTCATAACCAGACAGTTTACtctttgtttgctttctctccatttctactattgtttatttatcagttatCATGATTAGTCCTTCAGTCTGTAATACGGTAACTTATGCAAAATTTGTCATTATGAGAATCAAAAGTGACTGTAAgcaacaaaaaaccccaaatttaTTACCTCAAaaggagaaaagcagcaattctTCAGCATTAGTCGACTATAAACGAAAGATGTTACTGATAATTAgttgaaatgtctgttttttgtttgaaaaattaatGATTCATGATGTTTTAGCACTActtgaaaacatgaacaaatattaatatttcaaacaGGAAACATCTGTGAGGAAGATTATGGAtcattagttttatttataacGCTGTTATTGAAAGTATTTACGAGGAACATGAAAGGAAGTCTCGATTTTTAATCCTCCACGTTTTCATCTTTCAATGTCCAGCAAAAGAAAGAGAGCGGAACCATCGACGCGGCTGATAAAGAGATCTTGGCGGAGGCAGAGCGTCTGGATGTGAAGGCCATGGGCCCCCTCATCCTCAGCGAGCTGCTCTTCAACGAAAACATCCGCGACCAGATCAAGAAGTACAAACGGCACTTCCTGCGAGTAAGTCGGTCTCGGAATCCGctcttatattttttttttgtcaccttTTAAGGACATCCGAGCGTGAACGTCGGGGAATTCTTGTCTCAACGCTTGTCGTCCGCTTTTCCGTTTCATCCTCAGTTCTGCCACAACAACAAGAAGGCTCAGAAGTATCTGCTGGGAGGCTTTGAGTGTGTGGTGAAGCTGCACCAGGTCCAGCTGCTGCCGCGCGTCCCCATCATCCTCAAAGACCTGTACGACGCAGACCTGCTGGAGGAAGACGTCATATTCGCCTGGGCTGAGAAGGTGTTTATCAgagttaaatgttaaatcacATCAGGATTCAAATACTATTCCTCAAACTATCAGACcctgaggagagaaaaataagagtGAAATGTTACATATTGATCTTGATTTGGCTGAATTTTTAACACTTGCATTTGTGACAGTTGTATTACATAATTAGCATAACTTCAGAAGGTTTTATTGCAGATTTTTGGctctaaaatgtgttattttaactAAAAGTATTAATTACTATATGATTATACTTGAGGATGAATAGGTCTGTATATTTTCTTACACAGAAATTAATATTTCTTTTAGCAGATGCACAGCATGTGATGAAAATGCTGCAGATTGGCTctgctttgaaaaataaatgttttaaatcttaCGAATATCCTTCTGAACACATTATATCACACATATATTTCAGTCTTCCTTCACATTTTAATAGATTGAACCTTACACTCGATGTAAATTGCCTCTTAGGCACTTAATTACTTAAAATATTCCAAATTCTGCTCtaaatgacattttgaaacCTCTAATTTTACTTGAAACATTGCAGGCAAACCAGTTAATCACCTacactaatactaataatatgtattgaattattattattatatattgcCTGACTGACCTTTGCTTTTCTCCAACAGGTATCTAAGAAGTACGTCTCTAAGGAGCTCGCCAAAGAGATCCACGCCAAGGCTGCTCCTTTTGTCAAATGGCtgaaggaggcagaggaggagagcgaGGGCAGCGACGAAgacgatgaggaggaggatgagaacGTAGAGGTAACGGGCAGACGTCATGAGTTTAGTTTGACAGATTATCTGAAGTTTTTATATTGAATTTAAATGATTGTACGTAGAAAACGTCAGTAGCTCTCAGTAGTGAAGTGGCTCCACGGCTCAACAAACTTGGTAATAAAAAGactcacattttaatttaatagtGAAAACTTCACTGCAAACACCAGAATTTCACTTCAATGGTACTCGTATCaaacagtattaaaaaaaaaaaagttctttgtGTATAAAAACTCAGAACTTGTTCTGTCATCACCTGCAATAGTGAAAACAGAGAACCAGCTAGTCTGGCTAACAGTTAGAAGCAGCCTGCCAGCAGCTCTGTAGCTCCCGATTTAACACGTcatgtctcatttgtttaatctgtacaaaaaccaaaatgtaaaaacatggtgtgccagactatttcttggccaggagcAAAGACTCCGCTGGCTGACTTGCCCtggttctcttttttttccagcgttaatgctaagctaaccggctgctggctgcagcttcCTATTGAACCAGATGAGAGTTGAGTCAGTCTTCTCATGTCACTCTGGACcacaaagccaaaaaaaaaaaagtctaagtAGCCTTTGAAAGATCAGGGCTGAATATCAAACCTCAAAACTTCTTTTGGTTCTGACCAAAATGTGAAATCTGACAAAGTACTGAAAGTTGAGTCCAActgtttcactttttctctgatccgtttcttttttttttttaaatcatagcTTTTTGCAAGTTTTAGATCAAGTTTTAgcttgtttgcttgtgtttagatcatcattttaactttaaattctTTTGCTaaatagatttatttatattttcccCAAACAATTGTATTAATTTTTCGAATATTATGAAAGCACTACCATACAAAGACAACAAGAAACTTGCATACAATCAACAAAAAAAGCTGCAGACAAGCCGTCtagacaagaacaaaaacagccTGGTTCTGGTTCCTccacctttgacctttgacccagCCTCAGTCCAACACCAGTATTCTGTCCTGAAGGTCTCAGTTTAAGAAATTAAGTCCCTTTTCACAATAAATGGACAAACTGCTGCATCAGAGGCCTCTAAATATTCAGAAATGACCTTAAAGCACAGAGCTGATCCTCTCATGTGGTTCTACATTAAAGATCTCTTTGTACCACAAAGTATCAGTAGAAGAAAATACATTATACAGATTTTGGGGAGTCGTATCAGCTCCAGTTTGTGAACATTTAAGACACTCAGCCTTATTTAAGATGCTATCAGCTGTTAAACGTTGTAGCTGCGGTCCGAACCTTCTGCGGAAGATGTAAGTTTTGCATCGATCAGCCGTGACGTCgactcttttctctcctcaggTGGTTTACTCCTCGTCCGCCCGCGAGCTCAAAGTGGAAACTGTGAAGCCAGACACGCCTGAAAAAGACGAGGACGACATCGACATCGACGCGATCTGAGAGACTCGGCTGAAGACGAAGCTGACGCTTTTCTTGTGTTGTGGCTTTGACTCACGATGCCCTGTACGACCTAAATGGCTGGCCTTTCCCCTCTTTTAcatcctgccccccccccccccctctccctcttcttcttcctcctcctcctctccccccccccccctccccttctcctcctccacccacaACCCTCCTCTGCTTTGTGGCATGACTTAACATTAGCGCTTTACTTGCTGCACATTAACTCTGTAATTTTGAGATGTATTCAGTTGATGAAATGAAGTCGCTTTGGGGATTTTAATCATGGGTGTTTTCGGGGATCATTtgactgcacttttttttttttttttttttttggtccctGTATTTTTCCAGTCAATAAAGAATGAATGTTTTGCTATCCACAACACTGAGTTCACTGTGTGACggtcactattattattattattattattattagatttttacTGTCTGGAAATGATGAATATTGATATTTTACTGAAAGACAGGCAGGTTTTTCTGCACACTTTCTAAATGTTATGGATGAGGAAGCTGCACATCAGGCTGCCCAATTTATAATAACTGATtctttttaaaagcctttaagTGGGAGACAGTGGTGGGAAATATCTAATTATGGTACATATACTTATTATTTTGGGTACTTGCATctaacttgagtatttcaattCTATGCAGCTTTATACTTATACATGTACATTCATCAGtctatattatataaaataagcAGCTTTAGTTAACACTAAAATAGCTTTACCTTGACtatt
It contains:
- the eif5 gene encoding eukaryotic translation initiation factor 5 → MSVNVNRSVSDQFYRYKMPRLIAKVEGKGNGIKTVIVNMVDVAKALNRPPTFPTKFFGCELGAQTQFDSKNDRYIVNGSHEANKLQDMLDGFIRKFVLCPECDNPETDLNVNPKKQTIGTACKACGYRGMLDTRHKLCTFILKNPPENNDSGSASAKKEKEKKNRKKDKENGSGSGEAGNQDNFDAPQAVDGDDDDEDWAEETTEEAQRRRMEEISDHAKNLTLSEDLEKPLEERVNLFYNFVKQKKESGTIDAADKEILAEAERLDVKAMGPLILSELLFNENIRDQIKKYKRHFLRFCHNNKKAQKYLLGGFECVVKLHQVQLLPRVPIILKDLYDADLLEEDVIFAWAEKVSKKYVSKELAKEIHAKAAPFVKWLKEAEEESEGSDEDDEEEDENVEVVYSSSARELKVETVKPDTPEKDEDDIDIDAI